The Pricia mediterranea genome includes a window with the following:
- a CDS encoding VOC family protein produces the protein MKAHIELLLLLSLTTNCLLLQAQSFDFQFDHFAIVVADVDKSAEFYATVLNLEETPHPDRKPGFRWFIIDDNTQIHLIQKEFAPFEKNKSMHLALATQDLDGLIAHLKSKNVVFDDFAGNKNTIKHRSDGVDQIYIRDPDGYWIEINTVVH, from the coding sequence ATGAAAGCACACATAGAACTACTGCTATTGCTATCTCTCACTACCAATTGCCTACTCCTGCAGGCCCAATCTTTCGACTTTCAATTCGACCACTTCGCCATTGTGGTAGCCGATGTCGATAAAAGCGCGGAATTTTACGCCACCGTTCTGAATTTGGAAGAAACACCTCATCCGGACCGAAAACCGGGCTTTCGATGGTTTATTATCGATGACAATACCCAAATCCATCTGATCCAAAAAGAATTCGCTCCTTTTGAAAAAAACAAATCCATGCATCTGGCTTTGGCCACTCAGGACCTCGACGGATTGATCGCCCATTTAAAGTCTAAAAATGTGGTTTTCGATGATTTTGCAGGCAATAAAAACACCATAAAACACCGTTCAGATGGCGTAGATCAAATCTACATTCGAGATCCGGACGGATACTGGATCGAAATCAATACGGTAGTCCATTGA